A genomic region of Leptolyngbya sp. NIES-2104 contains the following coding sequences:
- the glnA gene encoding type I glutamate--ammonia ligase, whose amino-acid sequence MATPQEILAKINDEGIELIDLKFIDTPGIWQHLTLHRSQIDESSFTDGVPFDGSSIRGWKSINESDMSMVPDPDTAWIDPFMEHKTLSMICSIKEPRTGQPYSRDPRSIAQKAIDYLKTTGLGDTAFFGPEAEFFIFDDVRYDQNQHEGYYHVDSAEGIWNSGRQEPGGNLGYKPRNKEGYFPVAPTDTSQDMRSEMLLTMAKCGVPIEKHHHEVATGGQCELGFRFGTLVEAADWLMTYKYVIKNVGRKYGKSITFMPKPVFGDNGSGMHCHQSIWNNGEPTFAGDGYAGLSQNALWYIGGILKHAPSLLAFTNPTTNSYKRLVPGFEAPVNLAYSQGNRSASVRIPLSGANPKAKRLEFRCPDATSNPYLAFAAMLCAGIDGIKNQIDPGSPLDVDIYELSPEELAKVPSTPGSLAEALKNLETDHDYLTSGGVFTEDFIESWISYKLDREVIPMSIRPHPYEFMLYYDC is encoded by the coding sequence ATGGCGACCCCACAAGAGATCTTGGCAAAGATCAATGATGAAGGGATTGAGTTAATCGATCTTAAATTCATTGACACGCCAGGAATTTGGCAACACCTTACCCTGCACAGAAGCCAAATTGACGAAAGCAGCTTTACCGATGGCGTTCCATTTGATGGATCGAGTATTCGGGGTTGGAAATCGATCAATGAGTCGGATATGTCGATGGTTCCTGATCCGGACACGGCTTGGATCGATCCGTTCATGGAACACAAAACGCTGAGCATGATTTGCTCGATCAAAGAGCCGCGTACCGGACAGCCTTACAGCCGCGACCCGCGATCGATTGCCCAAAAAGCGATCGACTACCTGAAAACGACTGGTTTGGGCGACACCGCGTTCTTCGGTCCTGAAGCTGAGTTCTTCATTTTCGATGATGTCCGCTACGACCAAAACCAGCACGAAGGCTACTACCACGTAGACAGCGCTGAAGGGATTTGGAACTCTGGTCGTCAAGAACCGGGCGGAAACTTGGGATACAAGCCCCGGAACAAAGAAGGCTACTTCCCGGTTGCGCCGACCGACACCTCGCAAGATATGCGATCGGAAATGCTCTTGACGATGGCGAAATGTGGAGTCCCGATCGAGAAACATCACCATGAAGTGGCAACGGGCGGACAGTGCGAACTCGGTTTCCGTTTTGGAACACTGGTGGAGGCGGCGGACTGGTTGATGACCTACAAGTATGTGATCAAAAACGTCGGTCGTAAATACGGTAAATCGATCACGTTCATGCCGAAACCTGTCTTTGGTGACAATGGTTCTGGGATGCACTGTCACCAGTCGATTTGGAACAATGGCGAACCGACCTTTGCAGGCGACGGATACGCTGGATTGAGCCAAAACGCACTTTGGTACATTGGTGGAATTCTGAAACACGCGCCTTCGTTGCTGGCGTTCACCAACCCGACCACAAACTCTTACAAGCGCTTGGTTCCTGGATTTGAAGCTCCGGTGAACTTGGCATACTCGCAAGGGAATCGATCGGCATCGGTGCGGATTCCGCTGTCTGGAGCCAACCCGAAAGCAAAACGCTTAGAGTTCCGCTGCCCGGATGCAACCTCGAACCCCTACTTGGCGTTTGCAGCAATGCTCTGTGCAGGTATTGACGGCATCAAGAACCAGATCGATCCGGGTTCGCCGTTAGACGTAGACATCTACGAACTCAGCCCTGAAGAATTGGCGAAAGTGCCTTCGACTCCTGGATCTTTGGCGGAAGCGTTGAAGAACTTGGAAACCGATCACGATTACCTGACTTCGGGTGGTGTGTTTACGGAAGACTTCATCGAAAGCTGGATCAGCTACAAGCTC
- the apcB gene encoding allophycocyanin subunit beta, with protein MRDAVTSLIRNYDITGRYLDRNAIDSLKSYFDTGMARVQAAALINSDAAGIVRQAGSQLFDENPELIRPGGNAYTTRRYAACLRDMDYYLRYATYALVAGDNDVLDERVLEGLRETYNSLGVPCGPTVRGIQIMKDIVKAQVAAAGISDTRFLDQPFDYMSRELGEKDI; from the coding sequence ATGCGGGACGCAGTGACAAGCCTGATTAGAAACTACGACATTACAGGGCGATATTTAGATCGCAATGCGATCGATAGCCTGAAATCTTATTTTGATACCGGAATGGCTCGCGTTCAGGCGGCTGCGCTTATCAATTCGGACGCGGCTGGAATCGTACGCCAAGCAGGATCGCAATTGTTTGACGAAAATCCAGAGTTAATTCGTCCGGGCGGAAATGCGTATACAACTCGTCGCTATGCAGCTTGCTTGCGCGATATGGATTATTACTTGCGCTATGCGACTTATGCGCTGGTGGCAGGCGATAACGATGTTTTAGATGAGCGCGTTCTGGAAGGATTGCGGGAAACGTACAATTCGTTGGGCGTTCCTTGTGGTCCGACGGTGCGCGGGATTCAAATCATGAAGGACATTGTGAAGGCACAGGTGGCAGCGGCTGGGATTTCCGATACGCGGTTCCTAGATCAGCCGTTTGATTACATGTCGCGAGAATTGGGCGAGAAAGACATCTAA